Sequence from the Piliocolobus tephrosceles isolate RC106 unplaced genomic scaffold, ASM277652v3 unscaffolded_18244, whole genome shotgun sequence genome:
tcactctgtcgcccaggctggagtgcagtggcacgatctcggctcactgcagcctgcacctctcaggttcaagcgattctcctgcctcagcctcctgagtagctgggactacaggcacctgccaccacgcctggctaatttttgtctttttagtagagacagggtttctccatgttggccaggctggtcttgaacgcctgacctcatgtgatccacccaccttggcctcccaaagtgctgggattacaggcgtgagccaccacgcctggcctatattgTCTTCTTTCTGGAGAATCTGAATGCCTCCTTGACCACTTCCGCTCCTTCACGGCAGCACTGCCCACTCCAGGGGGTACCACTCCCATGGCAGGCTGTGCCCATGTTGTCTGCGGGGTTGTCTTTGAGGCCCTGACCCTGCCCAGCATTGAGCATGGCTCCTGGCACTTGACAGAGCCCGAAGGTTTGCTGAGAGCTCTCAGGATAGAAGGGCCCTGGCAACAACGTGGGTATTCATCTGTCTGGCCAAGACATCCACTGAGTGCCTTCTGCAAACTGAGCACCTTGCTAGGCACTGTGGGATCACCAAATGGGGAGGGCAGCTTCCGCCTTCCAGAGTGGATGGCACCAGGCCCTGCTGGGCAGGATAGGACTGGAACCCACTTCTCTGTGGCATGTGCCAGCAGTGGGCCCCACCTACGGTTTGGTCCATGGAGATGACCATGGCCCTTGCCTGGAGGCTAGTCTGAAGTCAGGCTTCTGCCAGCTTCTGCATCTGGTCACCACCCTGTGACTGTGACACCTCTGAAATGACTCAGGTGACTCTGGTATCTCTCCTCCTGGGGTGCCACACAATTGCCCATGGGAGGTCACAGTCACTGCTCCTGACATCCGAGACAAACCGAGGGCTGCAGCCTGGCTTTCAGTTGACTCTAACCCTgccccctcttccttctcccaccccaAACTGCCAACTCTTTCCCCAACCCAATAAGAATGAACACAGGGAGGCCACGATTCAACCAAGTACAAAGGCAGCTTTTGCTTTATTCTCAAGATGCAGGGGGAAGGGGTGGTGCAGCCTGTCTGCCTCCAGTCCGGGGCTCTCCAAGCCTGAGGGGCACCCCCAGGCAGCCTAGTTCACACGTGCAAATCCTGAGGAGGCTGGGGGCCTCTCCTTCCCAGTCAGCCCACCACCTCACTGGGGTCCAGGTTGTGGATCGCCACCAAGTCCTCTCCAGGCCGCATGGCCCAAGGTCTTCCACTGCTGCTCACGGGGCTTGGCTTCTAGACCCCCTCTAATCACCTTCCTCAGTTCACTCAGAAGAGAAGCCCGTGCTCCAGATGGTGTGGGGCACAGAACGGGCTCTGGGACTTCTTAGTGGACACCCTGCAAGACCCCTCCGTTCCTGCAGTCTTGCTCTCAGTCACTGGGGAAACAGGTGCCCCCCAAAAGCTCCCCGTTCCCACACCTCAGAGTGGAAGCCACCAGAACAGCTGCTTCCCATTCCTCCCacctttccctccccttccctcccatcTATCCCCAGCCCTCCCTCCCGATCTTCCTCCCCAACTCCCTTCCCAGCCATCAGTGGAGGAGGGAGTTCCACCTCTGCCAGGCTGCCTGAAGGAGCTGCCAGCCCCCAGGTCAGgtccacaaaacaaaacaactattgGCAagcacagaaagggagaaaaaccacaaaaatcgGGGTGCCTTTGTCTCCAAATAACTGCAGCGGGGAGAGGCCGAGCTCAGCAGCGAAGCCGGACACTCTCTTGTGCTCCTTTCAGCTCAGCTTCCCTGTCTGCAAGGACACGGGTTGGGTGGAGAGATCACTgggtatgtgtgtgcgtgcacgtgcaAGCACACGCAAGAGCATGGGGAATGGGAAATGCACACGCACAGCCGAAGGGGTGCCCATTACAGGTGTGCCCCCAATACTGGCCACTAGCGTGGTCACTTTGCTtgggcagaaagaagaaaagcgtCCCTTCTCCTCAGGGGCTTCTCTCTGCTAACAAAGCCCTGTGCGCACACCTAGACGGGGAGGTGTGTGCATGCGCACAGTgagcacgcgcacacacacacataatctctATAGGACAGTGAGGGCAGGGGCCCCAGGGGGCTCCTTGGGCCTGGGCCGTGCACCCGCCGGGGCAGCTCACACAGTAGTGACCGAGAGGAGAGGGTTGTAGACCCGCTTGCCATCAGCCGAGCGTGCGCCATGGGCCAGCATCTCCTGGATGGTGATCCAGTTGTCCAGGATCTTCTTGTTCCGCTTCTTCATGGTTTTGCGGTGGCTCAGGGCAATGATGTTGAGCTCGGGCTTGCTGTCGCCATTCTGCTGCTCCCGCAGGCACTCCAGCCGGCTCTGCATCATGAACTCGCGCCGCTTCCGCTGTTCGCGGGCTCGGATCAGGTGCTGCTTGCGCTCCTCCTTGCTCCAGTAACGGCCCATCTTCATCTCGCTCACTGCGTCGTCGTCGGTAGTCATACCGCTGCGCTCCTCCCGGATCTTCAGGGCACGGGCTTTCAGCAGCCGATCTCGCACGGGCCGCTTGGCCACGTAGCGGGTTCCATCGCTGCGCACCTTCACCTTCCACTCCATGCGCGGTGCTTCAGTGGCCGCGGTCGCCACCCCGCCCACCCGAGGGCCACCGGCCAAGCTCAGGGGGCTGTGGCCCAGCTCCTCCAGCCCTCGCGTCGGGGCCAGCTGCACGCAGCTGTGGTAGTGCTCGCCCTCCTGGCCCTGGCCGCGGTGGCGCCGCGAGAGGTAAGGGCTGCCTTCGGGGCCCACACGCTCCAGGGTCAACCCGGTCTTGGGATTGCGGCGGCCGCGCTCCTCCGCATGCTGCCTCCGGCCGGCCTCAGGATCCCGGGAGAGGGACCGGAACTTGGCGGGGCTCCCCGGTGGAGGAGCTGCCTTGGCCGGGGTGGCAACAGGGGGGCCGGGAGGGGTCCGGTTCAAGTTGGAGTTGCCGGCTGCAGCCCGCCGCAGGGGACTCTCGGGCAGGGGTTCCGCGAGCAGCGGGGTGCTGCGGCAGCTCTCCCCAGTGTTGTAGGCGCTGGTGCTGTCCTTGTCCGACTTCTCAGGCAGCTCGGAGATGTCAGACAGCTCGTGCTTCTTGGGCTCGCTGGCCGCCAGGTCGTAGAGGCTCTCCTCCTCCAGCAGCCAGGCCTTCATGCAGCGCTCACGCAGCTGCTGCATCTTCTGCGCCCGCAGGATGTTGCGGCACTTGAATTCCAGGTGCCGTAGCTCCTCCTCCAGCATGGCCATCTCGTGGCCCAGGCTCTCGTTGCGGTTGACATCCAGGGCACTGTTGCCTCCGGAGGCCCGGGGGAAGAGGAGGCCCAGCTGGTTGCCGTTCTCTAGGTGGCACTTGATCTCCAGGAGCTCGCGGTAGCGCTCATACTCCTCATCCGTGAGGCCCGGGACGTCGCCAGCTCCCAGCCCCGCCCCCTCGGCCAGCAGAGAGTCCATGCTGAAATGGAAGTCCCGGCTCTGCAGGGCGTCCCCTTGCAGGCCAAACTTGCGCAGGCTTCCCGGGGTGTTGGTGGAGCTCGGGGGTTCGTCCCCCAGCAGGTCGTGCTCAGAGCTCTCTTCGTTCCGGGTGCTCTCGTCAGTCCGGCCCACCCCGCTGTCCAGCTCCTGGCTGTTGCTCAGGCCTGGGCCTGCATCCGGAGTCCCCTTCTCCTCTTCGTTTCGGAGCTACAGCAGAAAGGTAAGTACCGCTCAGTTAGGTCCCATAGACAGGGATGTCACGGGATGTCACAGGAGGATTGAAAGGGCTTCAGACCTGGTTTATTTTCCTGCCAAGCGTTGGGAGACCCTGCACAGCCTCAGCGCCTTCCACCCAGTTCCTTCCTTCTTGCCCTCCCCACCAGCACCCTTCTCCTTCCTCACCTGCTGGGCAGGGGGTGATTTCAGTTTATGAGCACGCAGCTCCCCCTCATTCTCAGAGCCAAAGTCATCCAGGAAGTCATCCCGGTCGCTGTCCTTCCACCGTTTCGCCAGCTGTGGAGACAGGCCCTGGTGTCCCCACAGCTTCAAGGACCTCCCCATATACCCTTCTTGTCTGCTCTGGGCCCCACACTTCGTTTCTTTGTTTCAGTGAAGTTCAACAACCTGGGGGGCAGGGTCCCAGCCCACTCAGCCTTCAGAGGCCAGGAGGGGAAACGGGCCCCGAGAGACCCCTGCCCACCCGCCCTCCATCAACTCCAGGTTGTTGGCACATGTGTGCCCTAGTCACGGCCAGCAGCTTCCAAGACAGAAAGCCTGATGTCGTGGCCCTGGGTTGCCCTGCCAGGCACACACACCTGGCTCTCAGGTCGGGCCACCAGCAGGGAGATGTTGGTGTTCTCTTCCTGGCTCAGGATGGCCACCGCCTCTTCCCGGTTCTGGACGTCCACACCGTTAATCTGAGGCAGGCCAGGGTATAATCAACAAGGATGCTAGGGCTGGCCCTAGGGCGGACCCTGGGCGAGTGCAGGGAGCCCAAGCACTCTTGGCTCCGCTGGGCTAGGCTGGGGCTTGAGCTCCAGGAGGATGTAACTAAGTGGAGAGTACCAGGGAGAGGGCGGCCTGGCTCTTGCAAGAACCAATGTGTGCTCAGGACAGCATGGAGTGGAGCAGAGGGAGAGGGGTCAGGAGGTTTCAGAGCAGCAGGGGCCCTGGATGCCAGCAAATCCCATAGGCACACGGGAGCCACTGGGGTGAGTGGGCAGGAGAGAGATGAGACTCAGCCTGGGTTTGGGACATGGCAGGCTGCTGGGCCTCAGGCTTGGCTCTTAGTGGGAGAGAGCTAGGGACTGGCTAAAGAGAGGTGGCTGGGCCAACAGGTGCAGCGGGGCCTTGGGCCAGGCCTGCAGCCTGCAAGTGCTCACCTGGATGATGCGGTCTCCCTCACGGATCCGGCCGTCTTTGGCTGCAATGCT
This genomic interval carries:
- the PDZD4 gene encoding PDZ domain-containing protein 4 isoform X4 translates to MALGKLRPPTPPMVILEPPPISHEYYDPAEFMEGGPQEADRLDELEYEEVELYKSSHRDKLGLMVCYRTDDEEDLGIYVGEVNPNSIAAKDGRIREGDRIIQINGVDVQNREEAVAILSQEENTNISLLVARPESQLAKRWKDSDRDDFLDDFGSENEGELRAHKLKSPPAQQLRNEEEKGTPDAGPGLSNSQELDSGVGRTDESTRNEESSEHDLLGDEPPSSTNTPGSLRKFGLQGDALQSRDFHFSMDSLLAEGAGLGAGDVPGLTDEEYERYRELLEIKCHLENGNQLGLLFPRASGGNSALDVNRNESLGHEMAMLEEELRHLEFKCRNILRAQKMQQLRERCMKAWLLEEESLYDLAASEPKKHELSDISELPEKSDKDSTSAYNTGESCRSTPLLAEPLPESPLRRAAAGNSNLNRTPPGPPVATPAKAAPPPGSPAKFRSLSRDPEAGRRQHAEERGRRNPKTGLTLERVGPEGSPYLSRRHRGQGQEGEHYHSCVQLAPTRGLEELGHSPLSLAGGPRVGGVATAATEAPRMEWKVKVRSDGTRYVAKRPVRDRLLKARALKIREERSGMTTDDDAVSEMKMGRYWSKEERKQHLIRAREQRKRREFMMQSRLECLREQQNGDSKPELNIIALSHRKTMKKRNKKILDNWITIQEMLAHGARSADGKRVYNPLLSVTTV
- the PDZD4 gene encoding PDZ domain-containing protein 4 isoform X2, with the protein product MALGKLRPPTPPMVILEPYVLSELPPISHEYYDPAEFMEGGPQEADRLDELEYEEVELYKSSHRDKLGLMVCYRTDDEEDLGIYVGEVNPNSIAAKDGRIREGDRIIQINGVDVQNREEAVAILSQEENTNISLLVARPESQLAKRWKDSDRDDFLDDFGSENEGELRAHKLKSPPAQQLRNEEEKGTPDAGPGLSNSQELDSGVGRTDESTRNEESSEHDLLGDEPPSSTNTPGSLRKFGLQGDALQSRDFHFSMDSLLAEGAGLGAGDVPGLTDEEYERYRELLEIKCHLENGNQLGLLFPRASGGNSALDVNRNESLGHEMAMLEEELRHLEFKCRNILRAQKMQQLRERCMKAWLLEEESLYDLAASEPKKHELSDISELPEKSDKDSTSAYNTGESCRSTPLLAEPLPESPLRRAAAGNSNLNRTPPGPPVATPAKAAPPPGSPAKFRSLSRDPEAGRRQHAEERGRRNPKTGLTLERVGPEGSPYLSRRHRGQGQEGEHYHSCVQLAPTRGLEELGHSPLSLAGGPRVGGVATAATEAPRMEWKVKVRSDGTRYVAKRPVRDRLLKARALKIREERSGMTTDDDAVSEMKMGRYWSKEERKQHLIRAREQRKRREFMMQSRLECLREQQNGDSKPELNIIALSHRKTMKKRNKKILDNWITIQEMLAHGARSADGKRVYNPLLSVTTV
- the PDZD4 gene encoding PDZ domain-containing protein 4 isoform X1, which gives rise to MSGASTGRAGGYLEIGEVGPCQLVWLEESGLRDRRASLCRSSVSMPHTQVREVSPVFAWLHVAQEGALQEAAGPLPLESTSRAVLRASPPISHEYYDPAEFMEGGPQEADRLDELEYEEVELYKSSHRDKLGLMVCYRTDDEEDLGIYVGEVNPNSIAAKDGRIREGDRIIQINGVDVQNREEAVAILSQEENTNISLLVARPESQLAKRWKDSDRDDFLDDFGSENEGELRAHKLKSPPAQQLRNEEEKGTPDAGPGLSNSQELDSGVGRTDESTRNEESSEHDLLGDEPPSSTNTPGSLRKFGLQGDALQSRDFHFSMDSLLAEGAGLGAGDVPGLTDEEYERYRELLEIKCHLENGNQLGLLFPRASGGNSALDVNRNESLGHEMAMLEEELRHLEFKCRNILRAQKMQQLRERCMKAWLLEEESLYDLAASEPKKHELSDISELPEKSDKDSTSAYNTGESCRSTPLLAEPLPESPLRRAAAGNSNLNRTPPGPPVATPAKAAPPPGSPAKFRSLSRDPEAGRRQHAEERGRRNPKTGLTLERVGPEGSPYLSRRHRGQGQEGEHYHSCVQLAPTRGLEELGHSPLSLAGGPRVGGVATAATEAPRMEWKVKVRSDGTRYVAKRPVRDRLLKARALKIREERSGMTTDDDAVSEMKMGRYWSKEERKQHLIRAREQRKRREFMMQSRLECLREQQNGDSKPELNIIALSHRKTMKKRNKKILDNWITIQEMLAHGARSADGKRVYNPLLSVTTV
- the PDZD4 gene encoding PDZ domain-containing protein 4 isoform X3; protein product: MEGGPQEADRLDELEYEEVELYKSSHRDKLGLMVCYRTDDEEDLGIYVGEVNPNSIAAKDGRIREGDRIIQINGVDVQNREEAVAILSQEENTNISLLVARPESQLAKRWKDSDRDDFLDDFGSENEGELRAHKLKSPPAQQLRNEEEKGTPDAGPGLSNSQELDSGVGRTDESTRNEESSEHDLLGDEPPSSTNTPGSLRKFGLQGDALQSRDFHFSMDSLLAEGAGLGAGDVPGLTDEEYERYRELLEIKCHLENGNQLGLLFPRASGGNSALDVNRNESLGHEMAMLEEELRHLEFKCRNILRAQKMQQLRERCMKAWLLEEESLYDLAASEPKKHELSDISELPEKSDKDSTSAYNTGESCRSTPLLAEPLPESPLRRAAAGNSNLNRTPPGPPVATPAKAAPPPGSPAKFRSLSRDPEAGRRQHAEERGRRNPKTGLTLERVGPEGSPYLSRRHRGQGQEGEHYHSCVQLAPTRGLEELGHSPLSLAGGPRVGGVATAATEAPRMEWKVKVRSDGTRYVAKRPVRDRLLKARALKIREERSGMTTDDDAVSEMKMGRYWSKEERKQHLIRAREQRKRREFMMQSRLECLREQQNGDSKPELNIIALSHRKTMKKRNKKILDNWITIQEMLAHGARSADGKRVYNPLLSVTTV